AAGGTTTGTATCTAACCGGAGCCGACGCGGCTTCCCCCGGAGTTGCGGGAGCGATGATGGGAGGACTTGCGTCCGCTCTTGCGATCGCCGGAAACGCGGAACTTCTAAAGGAACTTCGCAACTAAGTTATAAAAGTTGCATATAGATTCTTTGGGAAGAATGGAACGATCGAAACCTCCCTTCTTTCCAAAGAACAAACGGTTTAAAGTGTTCGATTTTTGATATATTCGAAAATCCTAAATTATCTTTTAGTGTCCGTATCAAAGTCGAACACAACCTTCCGGGCTACAACGAAACGAAACGTGCTTTGAATTTCGATCCAGCTCGAAATCCACGTTGAACGTGTGGAACTTTCCCTTCTCTTCGTGAAACTCCAAGCGCAGTTTATATTTTCCCGGCAAAAAGGCAAATTCGATCTCCTCAAAGCGGGAACGTTGAACGTGATATTGATACGAGAGCGTTCGTTTTTCCGAAGCGATATTCAAGGACAAAGGTTCCTGAAAACCTTCCCATGTAAGTAAAAAACGGATCTTGGGAGAATCGCCGATCGATTGAAGTTTTGTTTTTTGAATTTTATCGAGAACATTTTCCCAATTCGATTTCCAATACGGTTGAATCAAACTCATCCCCGAGTCCGATTTGTTATACGTTTCCCGATCGGCTCCGACTTGAACGCTTTCTCCGCCTCGATCATAGATCTTTTCCGTTCGAGTACCGATTCGATCAAAACGATTTTTCAAAACGGTCGCGTATAAATTTCGAAGCACTTCGGGATCGATTTTAAAACAAAGAATCTCTTCCTTTCGATCTTTCTTCTCTTTAACGTGTGAAAGTTCCTTTGAAAAATAGTATTCGGTATGTTCGGGTCGCATTCCGCCGCCCCGATGAAATTCCAAATAAAAATCGGCGGGCATGTCCTTCGGCAAAGCGCTCAAACAGAGCGGACAAAACGTTTGAACCAAGAGTAAGATTAGAAATTTGTTAAAAAATCCGCGCATTCAAAGTTATCCTTTGCATCGCGCGACGAACCGCACGATTTCAATTTCTGTCTTAGAATCCGTGGAATTCCAAACTTCACAACCCGAAAACGAAACGATCCGCATCAAAATACCGTAAGGAACCGATATTTCGGAATCAATTCGCGTATATTTTACATTCTCCCCTTCTTGGAAACCCGATCTCGAAACGAAATAAGGAAGGAACGGACCGAAGGAAAAACCCGGAAAAAAGATTGACTATATTCTCATATAACTACTTAATTATATAAGTATATAGCTATGCAACAACTCGACGCCACCTTTGCCGCACTCGCCGATTCCACCCGTCGTGCGATTCTTATGCGCCTTGCGAAAGGCGATATGACCGTTATGGAGCTCGCAAAACCTTTCAAGATGAGTCAACCCGCGATCTCGCGGCATCTCAGGGTTCTCGAACAGGCGGGCCTGATATCAACGACCGTCCGCGCACAAGAACGACCGCGGAGACTCGAGACGGCGCCTCTAAAAAAAGCCACCGATTGGATCGAAAAATATCGCCAGATGTGGGAAGAACGATACCAAGCGCTCGATGCGTTACTTGTAGAACTGCAAACGATACAAACTCAAGGAGATAAACGAAAATGAAAACGAACCAAAAAGAAGTGAAGATGGAATTGAGAGGCGACACGGAAATCGTATTCACTCGTTATTTTGCCGCACGCCGTGAATTGGTATTCGATTGTCACACAAAGCCGGAATTGATGCGTCGATGGTTGATCGGTCCCGAAGGTATGACGCTTGATACTTGCGAAGTGGATCTTAAAGTCGGAGGCAAATACTTATTCGTTTATGCGGACGCAAAGGGAAACCGATTCGGGATCTATGGAAACTATCGGGAAGTGAATGCACCGGAAAAAGTAACGAATACGGAAAACTATGCCACGGATATGCCGACCTTCAATTTGAAAACTGCGGTGGAAGATCCGAACGCTATGGTTGAAGCGAGAACCTTCACAACGGAAGGCGATTTGACTTTGATGACGCATGTCTGCAAATTTACTTCAGCCGAAGGACGCAAGATAGCGATGGAAACGAACCTCGCCGACGGTATGGGAGAATTTTATCAACCGCTCGATAAACTCTTATCCGAACTTTCGTGACTCGGATAAACTGGCGTACAAGGCCGAAGGACAATGAAGAATTTTTTGATATGGAATGATTTTGCTACGTATCGCGGAGACGGATTTGCAACGTTACGTCACAGTCATTTCTATATTCAAATCAGCTTACCCGATTCGGGCCGAGTTCAATTACGCACCCGCGATGGAGAATGGAAAACATACAACTCCGTTTTTATTCCATCGGGTGTGAGTCACGAGATGATACGAGTGGAAGGGAATCTAACGTTACTTTTTTTAGATCCGATGACCACGGGATATCATCTTTTTTATGAAAGAAGTTTGGCGGCGAACCACTCCGCATTTGAAGTCGGGGATATTTTCACGGACGAAAAGAAGGCTCGGATCACTTCGATTCTCAATCGATCCGATACGAAAGTGCGCGCGGAGATTCTTGAAATTCTCAATCAAGATTTTCCGATCCGAACGAAGGGCGCAATCGACGATCGGATTCAAAAAAGTATTTCCAATGTGGAGTTGGACGAATTCTCCCTTGCGAGCTTAGCCTTTGACGCTCGCTTATCCGTCGAACGTTTTCGTCATCTTTTTAGACAAGAAACCGGCGTTCCTTTTTCCGCGTATCGTCTTTGGTTGAAAACGAAGAAGGCCGTTGATAACTTGGCGAATCGTTCGCACTTAGCGGATGCGGCGCACGAGGGAGGATTTGCCGATCAATCTCATTTTACGCGCATCTTTCGTCGATCATTCGGAATCAGTCCATCCGACTTTACAAAAAAGAAAGAACCCTTTAGCGCGATCTTCTTTTCAAAATAGAAATAGCCGCTCCGTTCAAGACCGCTCTTCCCGAATCTGATATCGTCCCCGATATCGGAAAGGAGAATTCATGAGTTCTAAAATCACGGCGAAAAACTTGGCGGAATTATATTACGATACGGCGCAGAAATACGGCGATAAGCCCGCGTTTGGGACCAGAAATAAAAACAAAGAATTCGTCACCGTAACGTTTCGTGAAGTTTATGAAAGCGGCGTTGCGCTCGCAACTGGTTTAATCGCGGATCTCGACTTGAAGGCCCGCGAACACGTGGCAGTCTTATCGGAAAATAGAAAAGAATGGATCATTGCGAACTACGGCATCTTGTTAAGCGGCGCGGCCGACGTTCCGCGCGGGACGGACGTAACCGACGGAGACATTCGTTACATTCTCCCCCATTCCGACGCGAAAATCGTATTCGTAGAGAATGAAGTTATCCTCAAAAAAGTTCGGAATAATTTAAGTCATCTTCCGAACGTCACTCATATCGTTCTTATGGATGAGGAAGCGCGCATAACGGATGATAATATTATCCGAATGGCGGATCTCATTGCGAAGGGAAAAGAATTGCGGGCTTCCGGTAACCGCAATGTGGAAGAAAGAGTCGCGGCGATTCGACCCGACGATCTGTTTACCATCATCTATACTTCCGGCACCACGGGTGAACCGAAAGGCGTCATGTTGACTCATGCCAATATGATCTCTCAATTACGGAATATTCCGATTGAGATCGGACCTAAAGATCGCTTTCTTTCGATTTTGCCAGTGTGGCATAGCTTCGAAAGAGTGTTTCAGATGGGAACGATCGCGACGGGGGCCGGACAATATTATACGAATATTCGAAACATTAAGGAAGATTTATTGATCGTTAAACCGACATTCATGGCCTCGGCGCCTCGATTGTGGGAAAATATCTTCCACGGAATTCAGTCGAAGATTCAATCCGGATCGACGCTTAAAAGAATCTTATTTAAGAGCGCGTATTTTTGCGCTCTTAAGGTTCAACGTGCCCTCAATTTTTTCAAAGGAAACGAACTCGATTTAGAAGGACGGAATATTCTTAAATCCTTATGTATGTTCGGACAAAGTGTTCTGAACATCGTCATATTCTCGATTCCTTATATGATTTTGGACTTGATTGTTCTTAAAAAAATTCGACAAGCTACCGGCGGAAAATTGCGCGGCACCGTTTCCGGCGGAGGCGCGCTTCCTTTTCATATAGACGAATTTTTTAATGTGATCGGAATTCCTCTGTTTGAAGGATACGGTTTGACCGAAACTTCGCCCGGTCTTGCGTTTCGCACACCGGATCATTTGGTCATCGGGAGCGTGGGCCCCCTGTTTCCCGAAGTGGAAATCCTTCTAAAGGACGTGGAGAACGGAAATATTTTATATCCTCCTCAAAAAGGAGTGAAAGGCGAAGTTCATGTTCGAGGTCCTCAGATCATGAAAGGTTATTATAAACGTCCCGATGTCACTGCCAAGGTGATCCAGGACGGTTGGTTTAATACGGGCGATCTTGGATTGATTACGTATAACAATACTCTTAAGATCGTAGGTAGGACGAAAGAGACCGTCGTTTTACTCAACGGAGAAAATATAGAACCCGTTCCGATCGAAAATAAACTCGCACAATCGCCGTTCATCGATCAAGTGATGGTTGTAGGACAGGATCAAAAATTTTTAACTGCCTTGGTCCTTCCGGTTCTCGATCGGTTTCAGGACTACGGGAAAACTTATCCGGAACTCGCGGCGAATCCGATCGTGAAAGAAAAAATTTTGCGCGAAGTAAAAGACGCGATGAATTCGGAAAACGGATTTAAGAGTTTTGAAAAGGTCGGAGATATTCGTTTGCTTCCGAAGGCATTCGAAGTGGGCGACGAACTTTCCGCAAAGATGTCGATCAAACGTCATGTCATCACGGAAAAATATCAAAAGCTGATTGATTCCATGTATCAGTGAATTGAATGGGCGGGGCGATCGTGGAATATGGGAGATGCCGCAATATAATCACAGTGGGATTTATAGGTGAGACAAAATTACAAACGAATCCTTATCTTTGATAAGAAAATAAAGAATGTATTCTTATAATCTCCGAAAAGGGGGCTTCGAAAACGAAAGAGCCGCTCAACGGTCACTCGACGCTCTCTCGTTCGATACTGAAGTTTCCCTCTCGTCAAAAAAACGCGCGTAAACCGAAACACCGAGGAGATAGCTGGCCTACAACAATTTCGATTTACACACGGACGAAATGGATCAGAGAAGAAAATTTTTACGCTTTAGTACCAAATACGACCCCATCTTCTTGAATACAAATTCATAAAACACTTCAAGGAGACGACCCATCGCACAAAAACGAAAACCGACGTTCTTCTCTACGAGTGGAAAGGTTTGCATTTCTCGAATTGAGTAAAGTCCAATGGATAGACTCATATGGTATCTATGCAAAACCCAAACGCTCTCTAACCGAATACTCTATCGAATCGATAGCGAACTCACTTGAACAAAACGGCTTTCACTGAAGAATTTCTTTGAAAGTAACGGCTATCGATAAACGGTAGACTAACGTCTCAATTCGAAACGATTGCGTTCAAAAGGAAAATCTTCCTTCGGAATCAAATTTGATTCTTATGATTCGTTTCAAAAGTAAACTCGCGATTTATTTTCTGAAGAGTTTCCAACAGACCCAAAATTCTTTGATTGGCCGGTTCTATTTCAAGAGCGTCTTTCGCTATGCCCGCCGCTCTATCGTATTTTTTTAAAATGATATAGATCCGCGACAGATTGACTAAATTCTTAATATGTTTCGGGTTTCGAAGACGTAATCTTTCTCCGAAATCCGCGGCCTTTTCGATTTCTCCTTCCATTCTAAACGCATAAGATGCCACGTAAAACATTTCGTTATCCAAAGGATGGAACTGGATATATTCTTCCGCGTAACGCGCCGCTTCGCGGTACAGGGCCTTCTTCATAAATAAATACGCGAGATATTTTTTAGTGATCGGAATTTTATCGTTCAGCGATTCGATCTCTTCGAAAAGGGTAATCGCCTTTTCTACGTTATTCTCCTTTGCCGTCTCTTTGGCTTGGTGAAAGAGCGTGACAACCTCGTTCGTGTTGAAATTTTGTTTCCGAGGAACTCCACTTAAAAAACATTCGGATTCCTTATAAGAAATCCGGACCAAGGATAAATCGTCGGTCAACCGTCCGGAGGCGGAAATGAATTCGAAGATCGATCCGAGATCCCCTTTTCCTTTCTTAACATATTCCAAAAATCGCGTATGATCGTCGTTGATGAGTTTTTCTCCGTTTTCGTCGATACCGATATGGATATCGTCCTTGCCGTCCGAACTTGCGATCACTATATCCTCCGGCTCTAATTGCAAAGTATGAACGTATATATTTCCGTTCATTCCTCCGGTGCCGAGTTTTCTAAACATCAGATCATTTTCGATAAATGTGGCTTCACCCTTTCTTAAGAGTACCGTCCAGGGATGTTCCGCGTTCAGGTGGTATAGAATTCCAGCTTCGTCGTCGATCAAACCGATCACGGTCGAAACCAACATGGAACCGTCAAAACTTTCAAACACCTTATGCAATTCCATAAAGGCGTTTTTGATCCATCTTTCCGGAGAATAATCTTGAACGAGTTTCGTCATCTTTGTACGTTCGATGATCGCTTCAAAGACCGCACCCAACACAAGCGCGCCGCCCGCGCCTTGCATCGACTTTCCCATCGCGTCGGCGTTTAAGAATACGGTATATTTTCTATCTCTGAGTTGAATCCGATTCGAGATGCTGATATCGCCTCCGATTTCGGAATCGTATTTTCTAAACTTAAACTTCTTCTTTTGATTGGTGAAAAATTCCACCTTTACGTTTTCCTGAGCGGCTCGATTGGCTCCCAAAGGTTTCAGAAGTAAGGACATCAAAAAATAATCTCCGTCTTGTTGATCCTTGAGCGTTTTGACTTCGTCGAGCGTAACCTCCAACTCCTTTGTTCGCTCTTTTACCTTGAGTTCCAATTCTTCCGCATATCTTTCCAAACGATTGCGAGCCGTTAACAAACCTTCCGCCATATGATTAAAGGACTGAGCGATAAACCCGATTTCGTCTTCGACGACCGGGACGAGACGGTATTCTAAGTTTCCGGAATGAACCTCGCGCAATCCGATTTCGACTTTATTCATCGGATCGATCAACGCATACCGAAAGAAATATTGAAATCCGAACGTAACAACGAAGACAACGACGAAGAGGCACAATAATAAAATGAACGAAGGATAATGAACATAAGCGCGATAGGATTTGTAATCGAAACCCACTTCGTAGATCCGTTCGGATTTAATATCCACGATAAAATAGGAAACGAAAAAGATTTGAAAGTCTTGTCCTTTATCTCCGCGAACCCATCGGCTCCGATAAATTCGCTCCCCTTCTTCGTAAATCGGCAGAGTCGAACTTCGGAATAAATTCTCTAAATGAGTTTCCGAAGCGTTTTTCCGAAGCTCCGAAACGTATTCCGAACGGATCACATCCAACATCGGCGAAAGTCGGGAATCTTTTTCCGTAAGTAATTTTGAAATCGCGTTTATATCTTTTTTCTCGGCAGTAAACGTAAATTTATTATTGATGATCTTTAACTTTGCGGCGATCTCCCGAAATAAAGAAATCATATCCTGATCGGTAACGATTTGATTTCCTTTCGTTTGCAGAAAATATCGAACCGCTTCTTTATAACCGTAAAATTCTTTAGGAGCGTTTTCTAATATTTCCGAAGAGCGCTTCCATCGTTCCGTTCCGTTTAAATTTCCGAGACCGCATAAACGATTTCTCAAATTCAGATAGTTCGCTTCCAGATTACTTTCGTGGATCCAAGCTGAATCGAATTCCCCTTGTTTCAGATAAGTGCGACCGCTTCGAGTGTCATAGTAAGTCATATAACTCAGGTTCCGATATTTCTCCGCTTCCTGAATCGCCAACTTCGCTTCTTTGAACTGACTTTCGTCGAACGTGGTTTCAAATTCGTTGATGATGAAATAGGCTACGATCTGAATCACCAAAAAAAACGTAGCCATTGTGATTCCGATAATACGACTTAGAATCGTGGTTTTCTCCTTTGCCACGTTTAAGTATACGACCAGAAGAAGAAAAAATCCGAACACGAACGACAGATCCACCGTCTGTTGATAAGCGATTCTGGAAATCGAACCGTTACGACTCAAAATATTTGTGGCAACGGGTAAAATCGTAAGGATACAAAATGAGGATAGCAGATACAAAACCACCCTTCGATCTCTTCCCGTTTCCAAAATCACTCTCCAAATTCCGAAAGAGATCATGATCAGATTGAAGACCAATATGATCATTGAAAAAAGCATATAGAAAGAATATGTTTGAAAATCCCAATAGTGATTTCCTTTAACAAAAACGCCCTGAGTAGAATACGATAGAAAGATAAAATAGGTTTCCACAAAAACGACGATTATCAGCAGAATCGAATAGACCGCTTTTCCGAGTTTAACGAATTTCGGAGTCGGAAAATAAAACAGTACCAAAGTGAATTGCGCTAAAGTCAACAGCGGCATCGGTATGACGATCCACCTATGATAAACCGCCCACGGCTCCAAGGTGAAAAATCCGACCGCGTATGCGAAATGAAAAAGAGAAGCGAAGACGGAAGCCAAACCCAAATGTACCGCAACCCTGCTTTTCTCTTTGATGATCAGAAAAAAGACCGCGATATACAGACAAAAAAGTGCGGCGAGTATTGAACCGAAGGAATAAAAATTCAAGTACGCAAAATTCATGGGAAAACCTCGTAGCAAAATTATAAACTTCCGCCACTCGCTAAGGCAGAACGCAATTCTCCCAATCGTCCGCTCTTCCGTTCTGTCCGGTCGCAGAATAGACGACACCTTTCGAATACGATTGTCTTCTCTGCGACCATTCGTTCCGCTTTTCTTCGGCGTTTTTCAAACCCGTTACGACGACCGAACGTAGATCCCCGATCGAAGCGAAGACTCCGTCTAAAACTCCGGTGGAACGCGCGTCGTTTTTCGCTTTCGCTTTTTCCTTAAAAGAATCTAAGAATTCTTTCCGAAGAATTTCGATCTCGGCTTCTTTGTTTTCCTTCCGTAAACGAGAAACGTTCGCTCCCTGAAAAAGATCGAATGCGGAATGTGCTCCCATTACGGCTAACGTTCCATCCTGCAACGCATGATACGAAATTCCGGGACGCAAAAAACCGCTGAAAGCGTGAATTTGTCTTCCTCCGTAATTCTGTCTCAATACAACGGAGACAACCGGATTTGCGGATAATACGTTGACGTCCAACGATTCTCCTCCGATCTGTTGAATCCGAAGCCGTTCCTGTTTGGTTCCCGGAACGAAACCGGGAGCGTCCGACAACATCAATAATGGAATATCGTGTTTACTTAAGAATTCCATAAAAACCCTGAATTTTTCCGTACCAAGGGCGTCCGGAGCGCCGCCGTCTTTCGGTTGATCCGCGATGACGCCTATTGTCTTACCTCCGATTCTTCCGAGTCCCGTGATTAAACTTTTACCAGGATCGTCTTTATAAAATTCCAGAAATGAATCCGCGTCCAAAATCTCTCGGATTACCATCGTTTCCATGTCGTATGGATTGCTTGGATCGTTCGGAATTTTCGGATCGGATTGTCCATTCGAGCAATCTTTCAAGTCTCTTATATTCAAAAGATTGAATATAAGAGAAGCCGTGGAAAACGCCTCCTCTTCGCTCGCAACCGTAATCGTTGCGCACTGTTCCGGAGCCGAGAATCGCAAGGATCGTAACGACTTTTCCTTTCCGAAATCCTCTTCGTTGCGAACCAAAATCCAGACGTCCCCCACGGACGACAACTCCGGAAGCGAGAGTCCTTCCGGATGTTTTACGATATGAACGAGAGGACGATCGAAGTCCTGCAATAACTTTTGAAAGTCTCTTCTCGCTCTTAGGGAATTGCCGTTTTCGATATACGCGCTTCGAAACCATTTCGAACAGTAGACGAGCATCAAACCCGAATTCGTTTTTTGCGCGATTCTTACCGATTCCTTCGCCTTGATCAACGCCGCATAGGAATGAAATCCGAACTCGGTTCTTGGTCCGAGCGCCACGATCGGAGTTCCTCCGAAGGAGAAAAGACCCGCGACGAGAGATTCGGATCCAGAATACGTTTCTTTAACGGAAAGAAATTCGTTTCCGTCCGCAATTCGTTTCAGCTTTCTTTCCGATAAAATGTTTTTGAAAAGATCGAAAGAATCTAAATTCTTAAATTGAAAATCACTTCTTTGTGTTTCTCGCCGAGTCAGAATTGATTGGATCCGATACAGATAAGAGATCAAATGAAGTTTATCATTCGCGACAAAGTCGACGGTTCCGGTACCGCGTCCCATTACCTTGGCTCCGCCGATCTCGTAATTCGTCAACTTCTCTCCGGTGACGGATTCGATTACGGAAGATCCGGTAAGAACCCGATACGATTGTTCCT
This genomic stretch from Leptospira kmetyi serovar Malaysia str. Bejo-Iso9 harbors:
- a CDS encoding ArsR/SmtB family transcription factor, translated to MQQLDATFAALADSTRRAILMRLAKGDMTVMELAKPFKMSQPAISRHLRVLEQAGLISTTVRAQERPRRLETAPLKKATDWIEKYRQMWEERYQALDALLVELQTIQTQGDKRK
- a CDS encoding SRPBCC domain-containing protein; its protein translation is MKTNQKEVKMELRGDTEIVFTRYFAARRELVFDCHTKPELMRRWLIGPEGMTLDTCEVDLKVGGKYLFVYADAKGNRFGIYGNYREVNAPEKVTNTENYATDMPTFNLKTAVEDPNAMVEARTFTTEGDLTLMTHVCKFTSAEGRKIAMETNLADGMGEFYQPLDKLLSELS
- a CDS encoding helix-turn-helix transcriptional regulator, giving the protein MKNFLIWNDFATYRGDGFATLRHSHFYIQISLPDSGRVQLRTRDGEWKTYNSVFIPSGVSHEMIRVEGNLTLLFLDPMTTGYHLFYERSLAANHSAFEVGDIFTDEKKARITSILNRSDTKVRAEILEILNQDFPIRTKGAIDDRIQKSISNVELDEFSLASLAFDARLSVERFRHLFRQETGVPFSAYRLWLKTKKAVDNLANRSHLADAAHEGGFADQSHFTRIFRRSFGISPSDFTKKKEPFSAIFFSK
- a CDS encoding AMP-dependent synthetase/ligase, coding for MSSKITAKNLAELYYDTAQKYGDKPAFGTRNKNKEFVTVTFREVYESGVALATGLIADLDLKAREHVAVLSENRKEWIIANYGILLSGAADVPRGTDVTDGDIRYILPHSDAKIVFVENEVILKKVRNNLSHLPNVTHIVLMDEEARITDDNIIRMADLIAKGKELRASGNRNVEERVAAIRPDDLFTIIYTSGTTGEPKGVMLTHANMISQLRNIPIEIGPKDRFLSILPVWHSFERVFQMGTIATGAGQYYTNIRNIKEDLLIVKPTFMASAPRLWENIFHGIQSKIQSGSTLKRILFKSAYFCALKVQRALNFFKGNELDLEGRNILKSLCMFGQSVLNIVIFSIPYMILDLIVLKKIRQATGGKLRGTVSGGGALPFHIDEFFNVIGIPLFEGYGLTETSPGLAFRTPDHLVIGSVGPLFPEVEILLKDVENGNILYPPQKGVKGEVHVRGPQIMKGYYKRPDVTAKVIQDGWFNTGDLGLITYNNTLKIVGRTKETVVLLNGENIEPVPIENKLAQSPFIDQVMVVGQDQKFLTALVLPVLDRFQDYGKTYPELAANPIVKEKILREVKDAMNSENGFKSFEKVGDIRLLPKAFEVGDELSAKMSIKRHVITEKYQKLIDSMYQ
- a CDS encoding SpoIIE family protein phosphatase; this encodes MNFAYLNFYSFGSILAALFCLYIAVFFLIIKEKSRVAVHLGLASVFASLFHFAYAVGFFTLEPWAVYHRWIVIPMPLLTLAQFTLVLFYFPTPKFVKLGKAVYSILLIIVVFVETYFIFLSYSTQGVFVKGNHYWDFQTYSFYMLFSMIILVFNLIMISFGIWRVILETGRDRRVVLYLLSSFCILTILPVATNILSRNGSISRIAYQQTVDLSFVFGFFLLLVVYLNVAKEKTTILSRIIGITMATFFLVIQIVAYFIINEFETTFDESQFKEAKLAIQEAEKYRNLSYMTYYDTRSGRTYLKQGEFDSAWIHESNLEANYLNLRNRLCGLGNLNGTERWKRSSEILENAPKEFYGYKEAVRYFLQTKGNQIVTDQDMISLFREIAAKLKIINNKFTFTAEKKDINAISKLLTEKDSRLSPMLDVIRSEYVSELRKNASETHLENLFRSSTLPIYEEGERIYRSRWVRGDKGQDFQIFFVSYFIVDIKSERIYEVGFDYKSYRAYVHYPSFILLLCLFVVVFVVTFGFQYFFRYALIDPMNKVEIGLREVHSGNLEYRLVPVVEDEIGFIAQSFNHMAEGLLTARNRLERYAEELELKVKERTKELEVTLDEVKTLKDQQDGDYFLMSLLLKPLGANRAAQENVKVEFFTNQKKKFKFRKYDSEIGGDISISNRIQLRDRKYTVFLNADAMGKSMQGAGGALVLGAVFEAIIERTKMTKLVQDYSPERWIKNAFMELHKVFESFDGSMLVSTVIGLIDDEAGILYHLNAEHPWTVLLRKGEATFIENDLMFRKLGTGGMNGNIYVHTLQLEPEDIVIASSDGKDDIHIGIDENGEKLINDDHTRFLEYVKKGKGDLGSIFEFISASGRLTDDLSLVRISYKESECFLSGVPRKQNFNTNEVVTLFHQAKETAKENNVEKAITLFEEIESLNDKIPITKKYLAYLFMKKALYREAARYAEEYIQFHPLDNEMFYVASYAFRMEGEIEKAADFGERLRLRNPKHIKNLVNLSRIYIILKKYDRAAGIAKDALEIEPANQRILGLLETLQKINREFTFETNHKNQI